In Leishmania donovani BPK282A1 complete genome, chromosome 28, the genomic stretch TAAGAGCCGGGCCCCTATCGACGCCCGCAAATACTCACGGACTCTGCGCtgtccctttttttcttgtctttCGGTTTcgtttttccttttgcttTTGAGCACTGCCGCATGACGGGTGTACGCGTGCGCTCACGTGTGCCgggggcgtgtgtgcctcttgCCGGGCTACTCGCACTGCATCGAGGCGGTCGTGCCGATTGGACGCCGTGCCATGTACGCTCCTGCACTTTGCCGACCACACTCTCTTCacccgtgtgcgtgtgtgcgcgctaAAAGAAGGGCAAATGAGTAAACAAACCGCCATCGTGCCATGCGCGATGATCGCGTAGGACGGGAGTGGTGGTGTCGGCGCGGTCcagcaggcacgcacacagagggtgtcaagcaaaaaaaagaagcgatCAGTAGCTTCCATCAGagaccccctccctcctcctctgcccaCACCCCTCCCATCACCACACGGACACGCAGAATTGCAAGTGAGAGTCTTCGAGCCACAAAGCAACCCAGTGCAACAGTttcggtgtgcgtgttcgtGTTTGCATCGGTGCGTGAGTAGAAACTCAAGCTTATGCACGCCCACacatctctccctccctcgcctctctgTCTGTATGATCGCGTTTTTGTTCCCGCTTTCGCACTTCATCGAGAAGAaacgcggcagcagcaacgaaacggtaaagggaagaagagaggcacacacggaTACCAAACCGTCGGCGTAACGCGGGCGGGACGCACACactccccccacacacacactcacctTCCCTCACTACTTTTTGTTCtcttgtgtctgtgtgtgcctgtctgtgggttggcgctgctgtttATTTTGCGACGTCGGTGGGCACTCCCGTCTTCTTCACACggtccctccccccttcttcgAGATGCGCATCTTCTCATCGAGGCAGAAGGTCTACACGACCGGCACGGCCCCAGTCAACACCTCGGAGGATGTCGGGGTGGAAGGAAAGCGGTATCCAACCCACACGCTGGGTCGCTTCATCGTCCAATACCCCGCCCCAATGCTGCTGACCCTCGTCCTaccttttgttttctttgtgaTTGGTGGTGCGAAACTTCAGTCGGGGCTCTCCTACTCGCTGGACGACTACCAGATCCGCTCCACCATcggcgtgcggcgcgacgcGTTGAGGGTGAACGGCGTGCTGAATGACTgggctttctctctctctggtgcATACTGGCTGTCGGACAGCGTCGACTTATCTCACCCACGGACGTATGTGCAGGACACGCTGGAGTTGCGCGCCGTTATCAACCTTCAAGACCTCATGGAGTACGCAAAGAAGGTGGGCTGGTCCCCCGAAACGCGTGATGCATACGCCAATCTGCTGAACCCGGACCTCTTTAAAATCTACCgcgcagcggaggagcaCGTCACGGAGCTGGACGGTTACGAGGGCGTGTGCTTCACGAACGATCTGCGCAATGGACAAATCAACAGCATCTATCCCACGTGCACGCCTGTATCCAGCGTGACGCAGTATATCTATCCATCTTGGAACGGGCTGGAGTGGTTCATGAACGGCAGCGGGACTGTATTCCAGCTAGACTACATGCAGCGCCTCTTTGCGAACCCGAGCTACGGATGGTTCTTCGACAACAACTTCTCGACGCTGAACCAGagggcgctgcagctgcgctcgcaGTATACGTTTGCGTCGTCGTGGTCAGAGTCGAAGGCTTCGTACCGGAATCGCATGAAGAGGTTCCTGCCTCGTGCGATGAACTTCGTTAACAGCGGACAggctgcctcgctgccgtttgTGGAGTTCTACCTCGGCGGTGGGTCGTCGCAGGACATCTTGATGGAGATCGCTGGGGAGCGGGAGGGGTACAAGGTGGGCGTTGCTGCGGTGATCTGCTTCTTGCTGAGCTGGTGGCACTGCCGGACGTTCATTGTCGGGGTGTACACGGCTGCAGAGGCTGTGTTTGCGTACATGGCTGCCGTTGGTCTGTACGCGCTCATCTACcggacgctgccgctggcgacgtACTCCGCGATTATCTGGGTGATGACATTCTGCATGCACGGGACATTGAGCTTCTACGACATGTTTGTGTTCAGCGGGGTAATGGCGACGAAGGGACGACAGAACAACCTAagcgtggtgcagcggctgtgctTCACGATGCGGCGCATCTCCGTTGGCGTGTGGATTGCAGACGCGCTTGCGATAATCATCTTCGCGGTCAACACGACCTCGCTGTTCCGCTCTGTGGAGCAGTTCAGCGTGTTCATGATAatcgcgctgctgtggaaCATGTACTGCATCGCGCTGCCCACCCCTGCGCTGATTGTGGTGCACCATTTGTACTTCTCGAACAAGCGGCGCAACCTGCAAAAGCAGAGCGACGTGCTGAACGATGCGCTGCTCGGGTGCCGGCGGTCTGGACACctggtgcgtgtgctggaAGCTGTGCAGGACAACATAGCCGACGGCGAGCGTGCGTACCGGATGGAGGAGGACCTGGCCCACCAGCGCATCGGCGAGGACTTCGGGATCCACAGGAAGAGATACGGTGGCCCGCTGGACTTTGTGCGACAACAGGTGCGTGAGGGGCTCGACAAGGttcgcgctgcgcggcgcgacGTCGTTGGAGCTCTACACAAGGCGCAGAAGGCAAAGGACCGCGTTGTGAAGGGCACCGACACGCGCGACGGCATGGGGTTGCCTTCCTTCTCGTTGCAGGATTTCCTGCAGATCGGCGACGCGAACCCGCTTGCGGAGGAGACTGGTGTGGGCCCCGACAGGCTGCCGCTGTACTACAACCCGCGCATGGTGCTTCCATCGGACCTGGTCCATATCCCTGCGGTGTACGTAGAGCGCAGCGAGGACTGCTGGAGTGGCATGTGCGATGCCCTGGGGATACACGCACGTACGAGTCACGGAGAGGTTATCCCGCCGCGCGCGTACAGCCTGAGGAATCAAGGCACCAGCTCTGCTGAGGCGAGTGCGTTTGCCGATTGGTGGCGCGAGCTGGGCACGCGTCTTGGCGTGGAGACGGCCTCGAACAACCGCAGCGTTGAGCTAGTGTCGCTTGCGGTCCGAAATGCGGTGCGCGCACAGGACCCGACAATGGTAGTGGACCCGTGCGCAAGGGCCCGTCGCGGCACGAAgaaaggcggcgctgctgctgctgctggtggtggggcTTCGCCGCGCGCGACTGGCGGCCCATCTGGAATGGGCCTTGGGAAGCTGCGCTACCGCTTGGCGCACCGCGCGGATTTGCCCCGTGTGGAGTGCTGCGGGCTGTTTGGCCGTGTTGCGGACGAGACGGCTGAGCAGCGGATGCGGAGGCTGATGGCACGCAAAGTGAAGCGCGATGGCTACTCGCTGTTCGAGCTCTTCGTACTGCAGTACTACCTGCCGGCGATCCACTATGTGCGGTAtgcgctgctcgcgctgctgctggtgctaTTCATTGTGGTGTGCATGCTGGGCTGCCGCATTACTGTGGCCGGACTGCCCAACACGCTGTTGGTGGATCAAGGCAGCATCGCAGACACGTTTGCAGCGATGGACGACACCTTTggccagcgcggcagctgcacgttCTGTGGCCCGTACTACCGATCGCCGCAAGACTACCGTCAGGCAACAATCACAGACATCGCGGCATGCTCGGCGGATTATGGTGAGCAGATGAATCTGTACGCGGATAGCTGCGGCGTGTGCAACGGAACGGACGCGTGCGTGGACTGCGGTGGCActgcgcacggcgcagcggcactaAATGACTGCGGCGGGTGTGCTGTTGCTGGATCGTCTGCTGTGGCGCCGTGCACATGCCCTTTAACGCGCGACTGCCAGTACTGCGAGTGGGCTCTGGGCAAGGGCAACGCCGGTGGGGGGTCGTGCAGCGTGACGTGCGATGCTAGCACGTGCGGGAGGAACGGCGAGTGCGACCAGTACACAGGGACGTGCGTCTGCGATGCGGGCTTCACGGGAGCCGCGTGCAACGAATGCGAGTCATGGCTGCTGCCTGCTGCATCGAATCCGGGGTGCGCACTGGAGTGCAACGCGGCGATGAACTCTGCGGCGTGCGACTGCGACGCGAGCAGTGGGCGATGCCGGTCGTGCCCAGCGGGGACGCGCGGGTACGACTGCTCGCAGCCATCGGTGGACTGCAGTAGTCACGGAACGTTCAAccctgcgacggcgacgtgtACGTGCTCGAGCGGGTGGACGGGGGCGTTCTGTAACGTGTCGAGCGTTTGCAACGGacgcggcgtgctgctgtctgCTATGGACTCACCGACCGGGTCCGAAATGTGCGGCTGCTTGGGGCACTGGCGCGGCGGGACGTGCCAGCTGTGCGACTGTACCAACGGCGGAATGTGCAACGCCGTGACGGGGAAGTGCGAGTGCGTGGGTGCCTTTACGGGGCCGCGGTGCGAGACGTGCGCGGCGAACTGTACGTTGCGCGGCACGTGCCCTGACGTGTCGACGCCGGACTACGCGCTGTGGAATATGCGGGCATGCATTCCCAATGCGTGCAGTGAGGCTGACGTACAGTCGGAGACGATGTGCCCCGCCTGCTCACCGACACAGATGGTACCCGTTGGCGTGTGCAAGGCGGCGTCTAAGGAGTCGTGCATGGCCATGCCGGATTGCTGGTGGTATATGGATGGCAACGTCGTGCCTTACTGCGGCATGGCGCGGCAAGTGAGCGACTTCACGGCGCTCAGCTGTACTTGCCGGTACCCGAAGGTCTGGTCTGGCCCAACGTGTGGGTCTTGCCCTGCACCGGCTGGCGCGACATGCCTGGACGACGGGACAGTGTTGGGCTGCAACAGGTTGGCGTACACATCGCTGAGTTCCGTCGTGAGCATCGATAGctgcggcgtgtgcggcggtgatggcttGTGCCGGGGCTGCGATGGCGTtcctggcagcggcgcgacaTACGACGCgtgcggcgtgtgcggcggcaaCAACACATGCAGTGGcacgacggcggtgatgccgaTGTACGTGGAATATCTGTTTGACCTCACGAAGGTGCCTCGGACCCTCAACAATGCGGCGTGGTGCAAGGTAGTGGCTTCCATTGCTGCCAACATTCGGCGGTCGGACAGCACTGGATCGCAGATGCGgacggtgctggaggacTACCTCGCTGATGACGCGAGCTATGAGCTGACATCTCTCCAAGACTTCTACAACTACGCCAAGGAGAACGGCCGGCTGAGCGAGGCGGTCTTCACGCTCAGCTACAACGGCGAGCCACtgatgctgcagcagatACTCTACCGCGTAGAGAGCACACTCGCCACCAGCCAGAGCTCACCTTcgcgggtggtggcggcgtaCTACTGGATATCTCGGGACATCATCGCCCCCTTCCGGTCACTTGCTCAAGCAAGTGGTATCACCGTGTACTACACGTCGACCCTGTTCCAGCCGGCAGTGGCGAGG encodes the following:
- a CDS encoding subtilisin-like serine peptidase — its product is MRIFSSRQKVYTTGTAPVNTSEDVGVEGKRYPTHTLGRFIVQYPAPMLLTLVLPFVFFVIGGAKLQSGLSYSLDDYQIRSTIGVRRDALRVNGVLNDWAFSLSGAYWLSDSVDLSHPRTYVQDTLELRAVINLQDLMEYAKKVGWSPETRDAYANLLNPDLFKIYRAAEEHVTELDGYEGVCFTNDLRNGQINSIYPTCTPVSSVTQYIYPSWNGLEWFMNGSGTVFQLDYMQRLFANPSYGWFFDNNFSTLNQRALQLRSQYTFASSWSESKASYRNRMKRFLPRAMNFVNSGQAASLPFVEFYLGGGSSQDILMEIAGEREGYKVGVAAVICFLLSWWHCRTFIVGVYTAAEAVFAYMAAVGLYALIYRTLPLATYSAIIWVMTFCMHGTLSFYDMFVFSGVMATKGRQNNLSVVQRLCFTMRRISVGVWIADALAIIIFAVNTTSLFRSVEQFSVFMIIALLWNMYCIALPTPALIVVHHLYFSNKRRNLQKQSDVLNDALLGCRRSGHLVRVLEAVQDNIADGERAYRMEEDLAHQRIGEDFGIHRKRYGGPLDFVRQQVREGLDKVRAARRDVVGALHKAQKAKDRVVKGTDTRDGMGLPSFSLQDFLQIGDANPLAEETGVGPDRLPLYYNPRMVLPSDLVHIPAVYVERSEDCWSGMCDALGIHARTSHGEVIPPRAYSLRNQGTSSAEASAFADWWRELGTRLGVETASNNRSVELVSLAVRNAVRAQDPTMVVDPCARARRGTKKGGAAAAAGGGASPRATGGPSGMGLGKLRYRLAHRADLPRVECCGLFGRVADETAEQRMRRLMARKVKRDGYSLFELFVLQYYLPAIHYVRYALLALLLVLFIVVCMLGCRITVAGLPNTLLVDQGSIADTFAAMDDTFGQRGSCTFCGPYYRSPQDYRQATITDIAACSADYGEQMNLYADSCGVCNGTDACVDCGGTAHGAAALNDCGGCAVAGSSAVAPCTCPLTRDCQYCEWALGKGNAGGGSCSVTCDASTCGRNGECDQYTGTCVCDAGFTGAACNECESWLLPAASNPGCALECNAAMNSAACDCDASSGRCRSCPAGTRGYDCSQPSVDCSSHGTFNPATATCTCSSGWTGAFCNVSSVCNGRGVLLSAMDSPTGSEMCGCLGHWRGGTCQLCDCTNGGMCNAVTGKCECVGAFTGPRCETCAANCTLRGTCPDVSTPDYALWNMRACIPNACSEADVQSETMCPACSPTQMVPVGVCKAASKESCMAMPDCWWYMDGNVVPYCGMARQVSDFTALSCTCRYPKVWSGPTCGSCPAPAGATCLDDGTVLGCNRLAYTSLSSVVSIDSCGVCGGDGLCRGCDGVPGSGATYDACGVCGGNNTCSGTTAVMPMYVEYLFDLTKVPRTLNNAAWCKVVASIAANIRRSDSTGSQMRTVLEDYLADDASYELTSLQDFYNYAKENGRLSEAVFTLSYNGEPLMLQQILYRVESTLATSQSSPSRVVAAYYWISRDIIAPFRSLAQASGITVYYTSTLFQPAVARVGALQSLWFAVGIGLAVTFVLLLTYYVSLTTAVAATIVAAIVCFGSLTVCAVFDWEMDAVLQVCISCTVPISVEYVVHFCSGYFDYLQTTTSHLFARDVTRRTAVQGALLRSAPAVCTSAVCVIVVSAMFGVSSLVPLRRAGQVSITLHLLLLLAGVLFTGAVAALGPMNLYQHWTLSAAICIVCAALAALAVLIMYGVHGVLGPHGNMILTR